One Brassica napus cultivar Da-Ae chromosome C2, Da-Ae, whole genome shotgun sequence DNA window includes the following coding sequences:
- the LOC106380756 gene encoding tyrosine-specific transport system-like, which produces MSVSLSNTCLRLRTASVPLKPLVLNGVVRFHLQRSSHVSSYRFGFNSNPFSRTHTPRFFKCSPQRVSDERRETQVTTEEEEEEVVEFQRLFSNLNRSTLKRESGSLSSAIFLVAGTTVGAGILAIPAVTQESGFLASAVACILCWAFMVVTGLLVAEVNVNTMSELGSGGVSLVSMAKRTLGSFGVQVASWSYILIHYTLLVAYIARSSGILTNFLGIPIWESATLFTLVLGGICFFGSQRFIGATNGVLVFGLIASFAALVAVASGDLHWEALLKANFEAVPMSIPIIALSFVYQNVVPVLCTDLEGDLPKVRTAIVLGTAIPLGLFLVWNAVILGSFPDTGVAAEKMIDPLQQLRSTSVTVGPFVEAFSLIAIATSYIGFVLGLIDFLSDLLKLQTRQNKPFLYLLTLVPPLVLSLLDPEIFFKALDFAGTYGVLVLFGILPAAMSWSDRYVVSSSTATQLVPGGKVMLSVVMGAAGYVIVSEIVENFSQYLNVS; this is translated from the exons ATGTCTGTTTCTCTGAGTAACACCTGTCTTCGACTACGCACAGCTTCAGTTCCACTGAAACCTCTAGTTCTCAATGGAGTTGTCCGTTTTCATTTACAAAGATCATCTCATGTTTCCTCATACCGTTTCGGTTTCAACTCAAACCCATTCTCTAGAACTCATACCCCAAGATTCTTCAAATGTTCGCCTCAGAGAGTGTCCGATGAACGCAGAGAAACACAAGTAACTactgaagaagaggaagaagaggttgTCGAGTTTCAGAGGCTATTCTCTAACCTTAACCGATCAACACTAAAGCGAGAATCCG GAAGCTTGTCCAGTGCTATCTTCTTGGTTGCTGGCACTACA GTAGGTGCAGGGATACTAGCTATTCCAGCTGTCACACAAGAATCAGGTTTTTTGGCCTCTGCAGTCGCTTGCATTCTCTGTTGGGCGTTCATG GTTGTCACAGGTTTGCTTGTTGCTGAAGTGAATGTCAACACCATGTCTGAGCTAGGCTCTGGAGGCGTATCTCTC GTCTCAATGGCGAAGAGGACTCTTGGATCTTTTGGAGTTCAAGTTGCATC TTGGTCTTACATTCTCATACATTACACCCTCCTCGTGGCCTACATTGCTCGGTCTTCAGGCATCCTTACAAACTTCCTCGGCATTCCAAT ATGGGAGAGTGCAACTCTGTTCACACTGGTTCTTGGAGGCATTTGCTTCTTTGGAAG CCAGAGATTCATCGGTGCAACCAATGGAGTTCTGGTGTTTGGACTAATTGCATCTTTTGCAGCACTAGTG GCAGTAGCGAGTGGAGACTTGCACTGGGAAGCTCTTCTCAAGGCCAACTTTGAAGCTGTTCCCATGAGTATACCCATCATTGCCCTCTCGTTTGTTTACCAG AATGTGGTGCCGGTTCTCTGCACAGATCTTGAAGGTGACTTGCCGAAAGTAAG AACGGCTATTGTTCTTGGCACAGCCATACCACTTGGCTTGTTTCTTGTGTGGAACGCTGTGATTCTTGGATCGTTTCCAGATACTGGTGTGGCAGCTGAGAAGATGATCGATCCTCTGCAGCAGTTGAGATCAACCAGTGTCACCGTTGGT CCTTTTGTGGAAGCTTTCTCTCTTATTGCAATAGCAACATCTTACATAGGATTTGTCTTAGGCCTCATTGACTTCTTATCTGATT TACTGAAGCTTCAGACCAGACAGAACAAGCCTTTTCTTTACCTTCTTACACTGGTTCCACCTCTTGTCCTCTCCCTACTGGACCCAGAGATTTTCTTCAAAGCTTTAGATTTTGCTGGGACATATGGAG TTCTGGTACTGTTCGGTATCCTACCAGCTGCTATGTCTTGGTCAGATAGGTACGTGGTCTCATCATCAACAGCGACGCAACTTGTACCAGGTGGAAAAGTCATGCTTTCTGTTGTCATGGGAGCTGCAGGATACGTGATTGTTTCAGAAATTGTAGAGAATTTTTCACAGTACTTGAATGTTTCATAA
- the LOC106379212 gene encoding dr1-associated corepressor, producing MKKKLQTRFPATRIKKIMQTDEDVGKIAMAVPLLVSKALELFLQDLCNHTYDVTLSRGAKTLNSVHLKQCVHACNVFDFLRDVVSKVPDLGGSEGEDRPPTKRRKLVDKSISNDKDMKTTDMVTSQTDFAKHSGGGGGRGRGQGGGRMGNDQSLKFEDDSPEGSKSPSPENWSLSHEAAPWKKAASHKNNHRNTELKVRDFDLNVELDENGEFATSPERGIEGRPGWPLFGINDMKIDSDQREVSAEEEDYDEESIDQD from the exons ATGAAGAAGAAGCTCCAAACTCGTTTTCCAGCG ACAAGGATTAAGAAAATTATGCAAACTGATGAAGATGTCGGGAAAATAGCAATGGCTGTCCCACTTCTTGTTT CTAAAGCGTTGGAGCTGTTCTTGCAAGACTTGTGTAATCACACATATGATGTAACTCTCAGCCGTGGCGCAAAAACACTCAACTCTGTTCATTT GAAGCAGTGTGTGCACGCGTGTAATGTCTTTGATTTTCTAAGAGACGTTGTCAGTAAAGTTCCTGATCTAGGTGGCTCAGAAGGTGAAGACCGACCCCCTACCAAAAGAAG gAAACTTGTGGATAAAAGTATTAGCAACGATAAAGATATGAAGACAACTGACATGGTAACTAGCCAGACTGATTTTGCCAAACATAGTGGCGGTGGCGGTGGCAGAGGACGTGGACAGGGTGGTGGAAGAATGGGAAATGACCAGTCTCTGAAGTTTGAAGACGATTCACCCGAAGGCAGCAAGAGCCCATCTCCTGAAAACTGGAGCCTTTCTCATGAGGCTGCACCTTGGAAGAAAGCTGCCTCACACAAGAACAATCACAGAAACACAGAGTTGAAAGTGAGGGACTTTGATCTAAATGTAGAACTAGATGAGAACGGAGAGTTTGCTACATCCCCGGAAAGAGGTATAGAGGGAAGACCAGGTTGGCCGCTGTTTGGGATCAATGATATGAAAATAGATAGTGATCAACGAGAGGTTAGTGCTGAGGAGGAAGATTATGATGAAGAAAGCATAGATCAAGACTGA
- the LOC106380755 gene encoding mechanosensitive ion channel protein 9-like yields MAERRTSNGGDVVINVPEKEGFKDSAPSPSSHVPASPNSDTVTTKLEPLTILLPEINKFSGSVHKPPKIPSPVTEGLTRRRSLSRSVYSKSNSRFGQQQSYRFDKTIVEENCGTPAEPFGSASFSKPSLHKASPSNKSNKSTSSVALSKVDEDETDEHEEIYKRVKLHQVKRRGIRPLALLELLVFVAILATLVVCLTNGSVKKHRIWGLEVWKWCVLVMVTISGMFVTNWFMHFAVFIIERNYLLRKKVLYFVHSLKKNVQVFIWFGLILVAWVFLFEDDDKRSRKAKKFLDAITWTLVSLLVGSAIFLVKTYALKVLASKFNVRNFFERIQESVFHQYVLQTLSGPPLIEEAERVGREPSTGHLSFTSTNGTVEEKKVLDMGKVHKMKQEKVSAWTMRVLIEAVGASGLSTISHTLDESSNRKKRSDKEITNEMEAVAVAYDIFNNVAQPNSSYIEEDDLLRFMIKEEVDLVLPLIECSETGKITRKAFTEWVIKVYTSRKALGHSLNDTKTAVKQVDKILTGVLSVIAFIIWLILMDIATTKFLVVFSSQFVGLAFMIGSTCKNIFESFVFVFVMHPYDVGDRCIIDGVVLLVEEIDLLTTVFLKIDNEKVFYPNATLISKPISNFYRSPDMGDSILFSIAFSTPAAKIATLKETISEYLVQNPQNWYPNFLFLVDAIENVNKLNLNLIVTHTINFQHFIEKRLRRTELVIAVKRILEELEIEYTLLPQDVHLIGHK; encoded by the exons ATGGCAGAGAGGAGAACAAGCAACGGAGGAGACGTTGTTATCAATGTTCCAGAGAAAGAAGGATTTAAAGATTCAGCACCATCACCTTCTTCACATGTACCGGCTTCACCAAACTCAGACACGGTGACAACCAAACTAGAGCCGTTAACCATTCTCCTTCCTGAAATAAACAAGTTCTCTGGTAGCGTCCATAAGCCGCCTAAGATTCCAAGTCCTGTGACTGAAGGTCTCACTCGGAGGAGATCTCTTTCGAGGTCAGTTTACTCCAAGTCCAACTCAAGGTTTGGTCAACAACAATCTTACCGTTTTGACAAGACTATAGTCGAGGAAAATTGTGGAACCCCTGCGGAACCGTTTGGTTCTGCTTCATTTTCAAAGCCTTCTCTTCACAAGGCTTCCCCTAGTAACAAATCGAATAAAAGCACTAGCTCAGTAGCACTGAGTAAGGTTGATGAGGACGAAACTGATGAACATGAAGAAATCTACAAAAGGGTTAAACTACACCAAGTGAAGCGTAGAGGAATAAGACCTCTAGCTCTTCTTGAGCTGCTAGTTTTTGTGGCTATTCTCGCCACTTTGGTTGTGTGTTTAACCAATGGTTCGGTGAAGAAGCATCGCATTTGGGGTTTGGAAGTTTGGAAATGGTGCGTTCTTGTGATGGTGACGATAAGCGGCATGTTCGTGACAAACTGGTTCATGCATTTCGCGGTGTTCATCATAGAAAGGAACTATCTCCTACGTAAAAAGGTCTTGTACTTTGTCCATAGTTTGAAGAAGAACGTTCAAGTCTTCATCTGGTTCGGTCTGATCCTGGTTGCTTGGGTGTTTTTATTCGAGGATGACGATAAACGCTCTCGCAAGGCCAAGAAGTTTCTCGACGCTATAACTTGGACTCTAGTCTCTCTTCTCGTAGGGTCAGCCATATTCTTGGTGAAGACGTATGCCTTAAAAGTTCTTGCTTCAAAGTTCAACGTAAGAAACTTCTTTGAGAGAATTCAAGAATCTGTCTTCCACCAATACGTTCTCCAGACTCTCTCGGGACCTCCGCTTATAGAAGAGGCAGAGAGAGTTGGACGTGAGCCAAGCACAGGACACCTTAGCTTCACGAGCACCAATGGAACGGTGGAAGAGAAGAAGGTGCTAGATATGGGTAAAGTTCACAAGATGAAACAAGAGAAGGTCTCGGCTTGGACAATGAGAGTTTTGATTGAAGCCGTGGGAGCTTCAGGTCTCTCAACCATATCTCATACTTTAGATGAGTCTAGCAATCGGAAAAAGAGATCTGATAAGGAGATTACTAATGAGATGGAGGCTGTGGCTGTAGCTTATGATATTTTCAACAATGTTGCGCAGCCAAACTCGAG ttacatAGAGGAAGATGACTTGCTGAGATTCATGATTAAGGAAGAGGTAGACCTTGTACTCCCATTGATAGAATGTTCCGAGACTGGAAAAATCACACGTAAAGCTTTCACAGAGTGGGTG ATTAAAGTTTACACAAGTCGAAAAGCGTTAGGACACTCACTGAACGACACAAAAACAGCGGTTAAGCAAGTGGACAAGATTTTAACTGGAGTCTTGTCCGTTATCGCATTCATCATTTGGTTGATACTTATGGATATAGCAACAACCAAGTTCTTGGTCGTCTTCTCCTCACAATTCGTGGGTCTTGCTTTCATGATTGGAAGTACTTGCAAAAATATCTTCGAATCCTTTGTGTTTGTCTTCGTCATGCACCCTTATGATGTCGGTGATCGTTGCATTATCGACGGCGTTGTA TTGTTGGTCGAAGAGATAGATCTTTTAACTACCGTGTTCCTCAAGATTGACAACGAGAAGGTGTTCTATCCAAACGCAACTTTGATATCGAAACCAATAAGCAATTTTTACAGAAGTCCAGATATGGGAGATTCAATACTATTCTCCATCGCATTCTCAACGCCGGCCGCTAAAATTGCCACTCTCAAGGAAACTATATCAGA ATATTTGGTGCAGAATCCACAAAATTGGTATCCAAATTTCCTTTTCTTGGTGGATGCGATTGAGAACGTGAACAAGctgaacttgaatctgatcgtCACACACACCATCAACTTCCAACACTTCATAGAGAAGAGGCTCAGGAGAACTGAGCTGGTCATCGCGGTTAAAAGAATCCTGGAGGAGCTTGAGATCGAGTACACCTTACTTCCTCAAGATGTTCATCTCATTGGTCACAAATGa
- the LOC106380757 gene encoding elongation factor 1-beta 2, producing the protein MAITFSDLHTEEGVKSVEEHLAGKTYISGDQLSVDDVKVYAAVSEKPSDAFPNASRWYDCVASHLAKSFPGKAVGVSIGGSAASAPAQAEAPAAAADDDDDMDLFGDETEEEKKAAEEREAAKKDTKKPKESGKSSVLMEVKPWDDETDMKKLEECVRAVEMPGLLWGASKLVPVGYGIKKLTIMLTIVDDLVSPDNLIEDYLTCEPNNEYIQSVDIVAFNKI; encoded by the exons ATGGCGATTACCTTCTCAGATCTACACACAGAAGAGGGTGTCAAATCCGTGGAGGAGCACCTCGCCGGAAAAACCTACATCTCCGG AGATCAGTTGTCTGTGGATGATGTGAAGGTATACGCTGCCGTTTCGGAGAAACCTAGCGATGCTTTCCCCAATGCTAGCAGGTGGTACGATTGCGTCGCTTCTCATCTAGCTAAAAG TTTCCCTGGAAAAGCCGTTGGAGTGAGTATTGGCGGCTCTGCTGCTTCTGCTCCTGCTCAAGCTGAG GCACCTGCAGCTGcagctgatgatgatgatgacatggATCTGTTTGGTGACGAGACCGAGGAGGAAAAGAAAGCTGCTGAGGAGAGGGAGGCTGCCAAGAAGGACACCAAGAAGCCCAAAGAGA gtggaaaGTCCTCTGTGCTCATGGAAGTTAAGCCATGGGATGACGAGACTGACATGAAGAAACTTGAGGAGTGTGTTCGCGCTGTTGAGATGCCTGGTCTTCTTTGGGGAGCCT CAAAGCTGGTTCCAGTTGGTTATGGGATCAAGAAGCTCACGATCATGCTCACGATCGTTGATGACCTCGTGTCCCCAGACAACCTCATTGAAGACTATCTCACCTGTGAACCTAACAACGAGTACATCCAGAGTGTTGACATCGTCGCATTCAACAAGATCTAG
- the LOC106377784 gene encoding mechanosensitive ion channel protein 9-like, producing the protein MAERRISNGGDIVINVPEKEGFKDAAASPSTHVAASPNSDTATAKLEPLSIPLPFSGSVHKPSKIPSPITEGLTRRRSLSRSVYSKSNSRFGQQQSYRFDKTMVEENCGTPTEPFRAASFSNPSFNKAFSSIKSNRSTGPAALSRVNEDEMDETDENEEIYKRVKLHQVKRRGIRHLALLELLVFVAILCTLVVCLTNDSVKKHRIWGLEVWKWCVLVMVTISGMFVTNWFMHFAVFIIERNYLLRKKVLYFVHSLKKNVQVLIWFGLILVAWVILFDDDDRHSRKAKKFLDAITWTLVSLLVGSAIFLVKTYALKVLASKFNVRNFFERIQESVFHQYVLQTLSGFPLIEEAERVGREPSTGHRSFTSTNGTVEEKKVLDMGKVHKMKQEKVCAWTMRVLIEAVGGSGLSTISHTLDECSNRKKKSNKEITSEMETVAVAYDIFNNVAKPNSR; encoded by the coding sequence ATGGCAGAGAGGAGAATCAGCAACGGAGGAGACATTGTTATCAACGTTCCAGAGAAAGAAGGTTTTAAAGATGCAGCAGCATCACCTTCTACACATGTAGCGGCTTCACCAAACTCAGACACGGCGACAGCGAAACTAGAGCCGTTAAGCATTCCACTTCCTTTCTCTGGCAGCGTTCATAAACCGTCTAAGATTCCAAGTCCTATCACTGAAGGTCTAACTCGGAGGAGATCTCTTTCGAGGTCAGTTTACTCCAAGTCCAACTCAAGGTTTGGTCAACAACAATCTTATCGTTTCGACAAGACTATGGTCGAAGAAAACTGTGGAACCCCTACGGAACCGTTTCGTGCTGCTTCATTTTCAAATCCTTCTTTTAACAAGGCTTTCTCTAGTATTAAATCGAATAGGAGCACTGGCCCAGCAGCCCTGAGTAGAGTTAATGAGGACGAAATGGACGAAACtgatgaaaatgaagaaatcTACAAAAGGGTTAAACTGCACCAAGTGAAGCGTAGAGGAATAAGACATCTAGCTCTTCTTGAGCTACTAGTTTTTGTTGCTATTCTATGCACTTTGGTTGTGTGTTTAACCAATGATTCGGTCAAGAAGCATCGCATTTGGGGTTTAGAAGTTTGGAAATGGTGCGTGCTTGTGATGGTGACGATAAGTGGCATGTTTGTGACAAACTGGTTCATGCATTTCGCGGTGTTCATCATAGAAAGGAACTATCTCCTACGTAAAAAAGTGTTGTATTTTGTCCATAGTTTGAAGAAGAATGTTCAAGTCTTGATTTGGTTCGGCTTGATTCTGGTTGCTTGGGTGATTCTGTTTGACGATGATGATAGACACTCTCGTAAGGCTAAGAAGTTTCTCGACGCTATAACTTGGACTCTCGTCTCCCTTCTCGTAGGGTCAGCCATTTTCTTGGTGAAGACATATGCCTTGAAAGTTCTTGCTTCAAAGTTCAACGTCAGAAACTTCTTTGAGAGAATTCAAGAATCTGTTTTCCACCAATACGTTCTTCAAACTCTCTCGGGATTTCCGCTTATAGAGGAGGCAGAGAGAGTTGGACGTGAGCCAAGCACTGGCCACCGTAGCTTCACGAGCACCAATGGAACGGTGGAAGAGAAGAAGGTGCTTGATATGGGCAAGGTTCACAAGATGAAACAAGAGAAGGTATGTGCATGGACAATGCGAGTTTTGATTGAAGCTGTGGGAGGTTCAGGTCTCTCAACCATATCTCACACTTTAGATGAGTGTAGCAATCGGAAGAAGAAATCTAATAAAGAGATTACTAGTGAGATGGAAACTGTGGCTGTAGCTTATGATATTTTCAACAATGTTGCTAAGCCAAACTCGAGGTAA